Proteins encoded by one window of Rhodothermia bacterium:
- the dnaB gene encoding replicative DNA helicase: MEPTFSPEQPWVSLPTLQQDLGNTSERTSRGHRPPPVATPPQDGRIPPQALEVEQSVLGAMLIEPEAIPEAIELLQEKSFYDPRHRFIFKAISGLFERNVPVDIITLTEELRRIGQLEVVGGGYYISELSTRVASAANVGHHARIVAEKSLLRQMIETMTGVIQKAFDPATDAFELMDSAEQAIFQISQNQLRNAAQPMNAVVRKVMEHLEAIHGQEGGITGVPSGFSALDAMTSGWQNSDLIIVAARPSMGKTAFALSLVRNAALSPRNPVPVAIFSLEMSAAQLATRLLTAEARIDAQSARMGKLSEEAWMELPRAAGRLSEAPIFIDDTPGLGILELRAKCRRLKAEHNIGLVVVDYLQLMHGGKGNNSREQEIAQISRSMKILAKELEIPVIALSQLSRAVETRGGDKKPQLSDLRESGSIEQDADMVLFIYRPEKYGIPVDESGQSTEGVAEILISKQRNGPIGTAKLAFVDRFARFENLAHYYNPDEYIPPVSGSGDGYDAYLPPSSYDAPF; encoded by the coding sequence ATGGAACCTACTTTTTCGCCAGAGCAGCCGTGGGTGAGCCTGCCCACTTTGCAACAGGATTTGGGCAATACCTCCGAACGCACGTCCCGTGGCCATCGTCCCCCTCCCGTTGCTACTCCACCACAAGATGGCCGCATCCCGCCTCAAGCCCTTGAGGTAGAACAATCCGTCTTAGGCGCGATGCTCATCGAGCCAGAAGCCATTCCGGAGGCGATAGAACTATTACAAGAAAAAAGTTTTTATGACCCACGACACCGTTTCATTTTCAAGGCCATTTCCGGACTTTTTGAGCGCAATGTCCCGGTGGATATCATCACGCTTACCGAAGAACTCCGCCGGATAGGACAACTCGAAGTGGTGGGAGGTGGCTACTACATCTCCGAACTTTCCACCCGTGTTGCTTCGGCGGCAAACGTAGGACATCATGCCCGTATCGTCGCGGAAAAGTCCCTGCTGCGGCAGATGATCGAAACCATGACGGGCGTTATTCAAAAGGCATTTGACCCCGCAACGGATGCCTTTGAACTGATGGACAGTGCCGAACAAGCCATTTTTCAGATTTCCCAAAACCAATTGCGGAATGCAGCGCAACCCATGAACGCGGTTGTTCGGAAGGTTATGGAGCATTTAGAAGCTATCCACGGGCAAGAAGGTGGAATTACAGGTGTTCCTTCTGGCTTTAGCGCCTTGGACGCCATGACAAGTGGTTGGCAAAACTCGGATCTGATCATCGTGGCTGCTCGTCCTTCTATGGGAAAAACTGCATTTGCCTTAAGTTTGGTTAGAAATGCAGCTCTGAGTCCCCGAAATCCGGTTCCCGTTGCTATTTTTTCCTTGGAAATGAGTGCCGCACAGTTGGCGACACGTTTGCTTACAGCGGAAGCCCGTATAGACGCTCAATCCGCCCGGATGGGGAAGCTCTCGGAAGAGGCTTGGATGGAGCTGCCCCGTGCCGCCGGAAGACTTTCGGAAGCACCTATTTTTATTGATGACACGCCGGGATTGGGAATATTAGAGTTGCGTGCAAAATGCCGCCGGTTAAAAGCCGAACACAATATTGGATTGGTGGTGGTAGATTATCTCCAGTTGATGCACGGTGGTAAAGGCAACAATAGCCGAGAACAAGAGATCGCACAAATTTCGCGATCCATGAAGATTCTTGCCAAGGAATTGGAAATTCCGGTTATTGCTCTTTCCCAGCTCTCGCGGGCTGTTGAAACACGCGGTGGAGATAAAAAACCCCAACTTTCGGACTTGCGGGAATCTGGCTCTATCGAACAAGATGCGGATATGGTGCTGTTCATCTACCGGCCCGAAAAATATGGCATTCCCGTGGATGAAAGCGGCCAGTCAACCGAAGGTGTTGCTGAAATATTGATTAGCAAGCAACGGAATGGCCCTATTGGGACGGCAAAATTGGCTTTTGTGGATCGGTTTGCGCGGTTTGAGAATTTGGCGCATTACTACAATCCAGATGAATACATCCCGCCAGTGTCAGGAAGTGGGGATGGTTACGACGCCTATTTGCCGCCATCATCATATGATGCGCCTTTTTAA
- the coaBC gene encoding bifunctional phosphopantothenoylcysteine decarboxylase/phosphopantothenate--cysteine ligase CoaBC yields the protein MLQDKFILLGITGSIAAYKAAELVRLLKKADAKVQVLMTPDAERFIPALTLGTLSESEVYSTVFSEHETGSWTKHIALGISADLLVIAPATAQTIAKLAHGFCDSMLTATALAARCPVMVCPAMDHDMYEHPATQNNLSILRSYGYAVLEPEHGELASGLIGKGRLPEPAQVVAAITSVLTPKQPLLGQHLLLTAGPTREAIDPVRYISNHSTGTMGYAIAETAREMGAKVTLVTGPVSLPKPNGIEVIEITSAAEMNQAVQEKLPEATFMVAAAAVADYAPAVVASQKLKKKEEELTVALQKTPDILYNAGLKKRPDQMLVGFALETHDAEAHAQGKIARKNLDFIVLNDLTVPGAGFGTATNQVVILGKDGSRHELPLASKKEIAAGILHHLAPFLPKP from the coding sequence ATGTTGCAAGATAAATTCATTTTATTGGGCATAACGGGTAGCATCGCGGCATATAAAGCGGCAGAATTGGTACGACTGCTCAAAAAAGCCGATGCAAAAGTACAAGTCTTGATGACGCCCGATGCAGAACGCTTTATTCCGGCCCTGACCTTGGGCACACTCTCCGAATCGGAGGTGTACTCTACCGTTTTTTCCGAACATGAAACGGGTTCTTGGACCAAACACATTGCCCTTGGTATCTCGGCAGACCTTTTGGTGATTGCACCAGCTACGGCACAAACCATTGCAAAATTGGCACATGGCTTTTGCGACTCCATGCTGACCGCCACGGCACTGGCGGCACGATGCCCTGTGATGGTTTGTCCTGCGATGGATCACGACATGTATGAGCATCCGGCAACACAGAACAATTTATCCATCCTGCGTAGTTATGGGTACGCCGTCCTTGAGCCGGAACACGGAGAATTAGCAAGTGGCCTAATCGGAAAAGGCCGTTTGCCAGAACCTGCGCAAGTGGTCGCGGCCATAACATCGGTTCTGACCCCCAAACAGCCATTGTTGGGACAACATCTCCTCCTAACGGCTGGCCCAACAAGAGAAGCAATAGACCCCGTTCGCTATATTTCCAATCATTCTACCGGAACAATGGGGTATGCAATCGCGGAAACAGCGCGTGAGATGGGCGCAAAAGTTACTTTGGTAACGGGGCCGGTTTCGTTGCCCAAGCCTAATGGCATAGAGGTTATCGAAATAACTTCCGCAGCCGAAATGAACCAAGCCGTTCAAGAAAAACTGCCAGAAGCGACCTTTATGGTGGCTGCGGCTGCGGTTGCCGATTATGCGCCAGCGGTAGTGGCTTCGCAAAAACTTAAAAAAAAGGAGGAGGAACTCACCGTCGCCTTACAAAAAACACCGGATATTCTGTATAATGCTGGTCTTAAAAAGCGCCCCGATCAAATGTTGGTGGGGTTTGCCTTAGAAACCCATGATGCCGAGGCCCATGCGCAAGGCAAAATTGCGCGAAAAAACCTCGACTTCATCGTGCTAAACGACCTTACCGTTCCGGGTGCCGGATTTGGCACCGCCACCAATCAAGTGGTGATACTTGGAAAAGATGGGAGTCGGCACGAATTACCTTTGGCCTCAAAAAAAGAGATTGCAGCAGGCATTCTACACCATTTAGCGCCCTTTTTGCCTAAGCCATAG
- a CDS encoding DNA-directed RNA polymerase subunit omega, which yields MAIKTLDVDLLGSQYDNIYEAVCITAKRARQISASTRTEMTDRLSYFDGFDRDPEDRRMNDQQVGISLEYERAPKPTETALDELVAGKLSYKYIEPDVSDF from the coding sequence ATGGCTATCAAAACCTTAGATGTGGATCTCTTAGGCTCCCAATACGACAACATCTACGAAGCCGTTTGCATCACCGCTAAACGTGCCCGCCAGATTTCTGCATCAACCCGAACCGAAATGACAGACCGGTTGTCGTATTTTGATGGATTTGACCGAGACCCCGAAGATCGCCGCATGAACGATCAACAAGTGGGCATCTCTTTAGAGTACGAACGTGCCCCAAAACCAACCGAAACGGCTTTGGACGAATTGGTGGCCGGAAAGTTGTCTTATAAATACATTGAGCCGGACGTCTCCGATTTTTAA
- a CDS encoding N-acetylmuramoyl-L-alanine amidase, which produces MNRLAWLLFFWLGYGVPLSAQSYVTALPHESEGIMGMLRRFELPTTPEMVTQFRKLNNLKPNEGVKIDKTYRMPVRRYRYNQKSIRTTLGITDYNRAQRIADYNNRMTAEGVREDDFLTSLSLWVPIHEAKNLRPATTEPEIRIPQTASPRIQGNTANWPIFGSKYAVVKRKNTRLAGRVYYIDAGHGGPDPGATAKLADFAMYEDEYAYDIALRLARNLLQHGAKVYLIVQDPNDGIRDGAFLTPDKHEVFLGNVEMVNNFADRLRQRSGIVNALFEQNPQATAHRLISIHVDSRQLKDVPQPMDPHFSYFSSSDEGARLARILFEAMKPYYSTQGRTFTGTIATRDQLHMLLYPKPIAILVETANIQHPEDQARLMKSSYRQAIADRLTLGLLQE; this is translated from the coding sequence ATGAATCGTCTTGCTTGGTTGTTGTTTTTTTGGTTGGGTTACGGAGTACCCCTTTCTGCACAAAGTTATGTTACGGCATTGCCACACGAAAGTGAAGGCATTATGGGGATGTTGCGTCGGTTCGAGTTACCCACAACACCAGAAATGGTTACACAATTCCGAAAGCTCAATAACCTAAAACCAAACGAAGGCGTCAAGATTGACAAAACCTACCGAATGCCTGTCCGACGGTATCGGTATAACCAAAAAAGTATCCGAACCACCTTAGGGATCACAGACTACAACCGAGCGCAGCGCATTGCCGATTACAACAACCGGATGACGGCAGAGGGTGTTCGTGAAGATGACTTCCTAACGTCGCTTTCGCTTTGGGTTCCGATACACGAGGCAAAAAACTTACGGCCTGCAACGACCGAACCAGAGATACGCATCCCACAGACGGCTTCCCCTCGTATTCAAGGCAATACGGCAAATTGGCCCATTTTCGGAAGCAAATATGCCGTCGTAAAGCGGAAAAATACACGCCTCGCTGGACGGGTGTACTATATAGATGCCGGACACGGCGGGCCAGATCCCGGAGCAACGGCTAAATTAGCAGACTTTGCAATGTATGAGGACGAATATGCCTACGATATTGCCCTGCGTTTGGCACGAAACCTCTTGCAACATGGAGCAAAGGTGTATCTCATCGTGCAAGACCCTAATGACGGTATCCGAGACGGTGCTTTTTTGACGCCAGATAAACATGAGGTTTTTCTAGGAAATGTAGAAATGGTAAACAATTTTGCAGATAGACTCCGCCAACGATCTGGAATTGTGAATGCGCTTTTCGAGCAGAATCCACAGGCAACCGCCCACCGCTTAATCTCTATCCACGTAGATTCACGTCAACTCAAGGACGTACCACAACCGATGGATCCGCACTTTTCTTATTTTTCCAGTAGTGATGAAGGGGCACGGCTTGCGAGAATCCTCTTTGAGGCCATGAAGCCGTATTATTCCACACAAGGCCGCACGTTTACCGGAACCATCGCCACACGAGACCAACTGCATATGTTGCTTTATCCCAAACCGATAGCCATCCTTGTTGAAACTGCCAATATCCAACATCCCGAAGATCAAGCCCGCCTCATGAAGTCGTCGTATCGTCAAGCTATTGCAGACCGACTTACCCTTGGGCTTTTGCAAGAATAA
- a CDS encoding dynamin family protein: MALFVDQKFQAYRTHIEEIVKDLHNLASEVGYQELRQTVSDLRNRIHEPFMFVIVGEVKAGKSSFINALLEAKKDICKVAPAPCTDTVQQILYGEHQEVVVVNEHLKKIFTPEPILQEIAIVDTPGTNTIVAHHQEITERFIPASDLIVFVFESKNPYRQSAWDFFDYIHSDWRKKIIFVLQQKDLLSAEDLAINKQGVIDFALKKGIKNPVVFTASAKMEQEGKAEESGFTEIRAYIRENITGGKAPYLKLRNNISTSQNINDKLAAALDIRVKQYEADVAFREDIKETLDSQTRKSGKQVTILVENLVAGYDNITRRVEQELEEGLSFFTLLKRSVSSIFDSDASPQAWIKHISRNFEQDLQAEMRRKLEEGVGDIADQIQTMARLVDMKIKNSQTVLKNNHEIFSDIAERRSTVLADLQSTFTTFLSRSENFRADGLSDQNASFSPNIATGSGLAIIGVILATVTQGAVLDITGGLLTTMGLLFAGVTVGLKRKRIMDEFRNEVAQGRTQLEKEVLQRLSSYITTLKNRIDANFNDFDALLEQEGRSLALFTTRQQNIKNRLEALDKSF, encoded by the coding sequence ATGGCTTTATTTGTAGATCAGAAATTTCAGGCGTATCGCACACATATAGAAGAAATCGTAAAAGACCTCCACAACCTTGCTTCGGAAGTGGGTTATCAAGAGTTACGTCAAACCGTAAGCGACCTCCGGAATCGGATCCACGAACCTTTCATGTTTGTAATCGTGGGCGAAGTCAAAGCCGGTAAAAGTAGTTTTATCAATGCTTTATTGGAAGCAAAAAAAGACATCTGCAAAGTTGCTCCAGCACCTTGTACCGATACCGTCCAACAAATCTTGTATGGTGAACATCAAGAAGTCGTGGTGGTAAATGAACACCTGAAAAAAATCTTTACACCAGAACCCATTCTACAGGAAATTGCGATTGTGGATACGCCCGGAACCAATACCATTGTGGCGCATCACCAAGAAATTACGGAACGTTTTATTCCAGCCTCCGATCTTATTGTCTTTGTATTTGAGTCAAAAAACCCGTACCGACAATCTGCATGGGACTTCTTTGATTATATCCACAGCGATTGGCGGAAAAAAATCATCTTCGTCCTCCAACAAAAAGACCTGCTAAGTGCAGAGGATTTGGCCATTAACAAACAGGGTGTCATTGATTTTGCCCTCAAAAAAGGGATTAAAAATCCGGTGGTTTTTACGGCTTCTGCCAAAATGGAACAAGAAGGGAAAGCCGAAGAAAGTGGTTTTACCGAAATTAGGGCCTATATCCGTGAAAATATTACGGGAGGAAAAGCACCCTATCTAAAACTCAGAAACAACATAAGCACCTCCCAAAACATCAACGATAAACTTGCTGCGGCCTTAGACATCCGCGTAAAACAATATGAGGCCGACGTCGCTTTCCGCGAAGACATCAAAGAAACGTTGGATAGCCAAACACGGAAATCAGGAAAACAAGTTACGATCTTGGTGGAAAACTTGGTCGCCGGATACGACAACATCACACGGCGCGTAGAGCAAGAATTGGAAGAAGGGCTTTCGTTCTTTACCCTGCTAAAACGTTCTGTGTCCTCCATTTTCGATTCGGATGCTTCGCCACAGGCATGGATTAAGCACATCAGTCGCAATTTTGAGCAGGACCTTCAAGCCGAAATGCGCCGTAAATTGGAGGAAGGCGTAGGCGATATTGCCGACCAAATCCAAACCATGGCGCGGTTGGTGGACATGAAAATCAAGAACAGCCAAACCGTCCTGAAAAACAACCACGAAATTTTTAGTGATATTGCCGAACGGCGTAGTACCGTATTGGCAGACCTCCAAAGCACGTTTACCACCTTTCTTAGCCGCTCCGAGAACTTTCGTGCCGATGGTCTTAGCGACCAAAATGCTTCTTTTTCCCCCAATATTGCTACCGGAAGCGGCTTGGCCATCATCGGTGTAATTCTCGCAACCGTCACTCAAGGCGCTGTTTTGGACATTACAGGCGGTTTATTGACCACCATGGGCTTGCTCTTCGCAGGCGTTACAGTGGGACTAAAACGCAAGCGGATCATGGACGAGTTCCGAAACGAGGTAGCACAAGGACGAACACAATTGGAAAAAGAGGTGCTTCAACGGCTTAGTTCGTACATCACTACACTCAAAAATCGGATTGATGCAAATTTTAACGACTTCGATGCCTTGCTTGAACAAGAAGGGCGCTCCCTTGCGCTTTTCACGACGAGACAACAAAACATCAAAAACCGATTGGAGGCATTAGACAAATCTTTTTAG
- a CDS encoding acyl-CoA thioesterase has translation MNLQDFPLKTFDKIRYNDTDRQGHVNNAVFASFLETGRVEVLYSSSNPILLQGTSFVIASLKLNFRREINWPGRVEIGTGVTKIGNSSIVLFQALFQSDQCVADAETVIVQVSNAVGSSLPLGLAARDTLKKWFLKPFTNSSVGEIPL, from the coding sequence ATGAATTTACAAGACTTCCCGCTTAAAACCTTTGATAAAATTCGGTATAACGATACCGATCGCCAAGGACATGTAAACAATGCTGTTTTTGCTAGTTTTTTGGAGACGGGACGTGTGGAGGTCTTATATAGTTCGTCAAATCCAATTCTTTTACAAGGGACAAGTTTTGTAATCGCCTCCTTGAAATTGAATTTTAGAAGAGAGATTAATTGGCCGGGGCGTGTAGAAATTGGTACGGGTGTCACCAAAATTGGAAATAGCTCAATTGTTCTGTTTCAAGCATTGTTTCAAAGTGATCAATGTGTGGCGGATGCAGAGACTGTGATTGTACAGGTTTCTAACGCAGTAGGCTCAAGTTTGCCGCTGGGTCTTGCCGCACGAGATACGCTAAAAAAGTGGTTCCTCAAACCTTTTACCAATAGCTCCGTTGGCGAGATACCATTGTAG
- a CDS encoding RNA polymerase sigma factor RpoD/SigA, translating to MYVPRQQRMLDQYLQEIGQIPLLSPEKEVELARRIKDGDRKALHELTRANLRFVVSVAKKYQGQGLSLADLINEGNYGLIKAAQRFDETRGFKFISYAVWWIRQAILQALAEQSRVVRLPLNRIGTISKIRKTSAKLAQIHERAPNFEELAMELGVDVEKIREAMQHTGRHLSMDAPFNDDDENSLLDVLPHEDSLSPDETLMDESLKIDIERALSMLHPREAEITRLYFGIGREHPLTLEEIGQRFNLTRERVRQIKEKALRKLRQKHRREELQMHIG from the coding sequence ATGTACGTTCCACGACAGCAGCGAATGTTGGATCAATATCTCCAAGAGATTGGCCAAATTCCGCTCCTTTCCCCCGAAAAAGAAGTTGAACTTGCACGGCGAATTAAAGATGGCGATCGCAAAGCCTTGCACGAATTAACCCGTGCCAATTTACGGTTTGTGGTTTCCGTAGCCAAAAAATATCAGGGACAGGGGCTTTCACTTGCAGATTTGATCAACGAAGGGAACTACGGTCTCATCAAAGCGGCACAGCGCTTCGACGAAACGCGGGGCTTTAAGTTTATTTCGTATGCCGTATGGTGGATTCGACAGGCCATTTTGCAGGCATTGGCTGAGCAGAGCCGTGTGGTTCGTTTACCTCTAAACCGCATTGGAACCATTTCCAAAATTCGGAAAACGAGTGCCAAGCTCGCGCAAATCCATGAACGTGCCCCAAACTTCGAGGAATTGGCGATGGAGTTGGGCGTGGATGTGGAAAAAATCCGAGAGGCCATGCAACATACAGGACGCCACCTTTCGATGGATGCCCCATTTAATGACGACGACGAAAACAGCCTTCTGGATGTATTGCCACATGAAGATAGCCTTTCTCCAGATGAAACACTGATGGATGAGTCGTTGAAAATTGACATCGAACGGGCTTTGAGCATGTTACACCCCCGCGAAGCGGAGATCACCCGCCTTTATTTTGGTATTGGGCGTGAGCACCCCCTTACGTTGGAGGAAATTGGTCAGCGCTTTAACCTAACTCGCGAACGGGTTCGCCAGATCAAAGAAAAAGCCCTTCGTAAGTTGCGGCAAAAACACCGCCGCGAGGAATTGCAAATGCACATTGGCTAA